TTCCCCAACGTCGTCGCCTTCGATTTCTCCGATGTCGGCCGCGAGTACACCCTGCGAGCTCCCAACGGGGACGTCTCCACCCGTAGCTTGTCCGAAATGCGCGACTTGTTCATCAAGAAGGTGGTTCTCTCCTCGAGTCCTTCTgttgattttaattttattgTGTTTGCGATATTAAATCAAACTGGTGATCTCGCTTTCTGTAAAAATGGATATCGGTCGTGGCTATTTATAGAGGATGCCCAATCTTATTGTGAGGATGCTATATATTGTAATGGATTATTCTACGCCGTGAATAAATTGGGTCAAATCGCGGTTTGTGATGTTACCGAGGAGTTTCCTAGGGTTTCATTTATTCGTACGCCGCCACAGATTGGTGGTGATTTACTGTACTTGGTTAGTTTATCATCAGAAGAGCTGTTGTTGGTTACGCGGTACTTGGATTTAGAAATCTTGGATTATGGGACTAGGGAATTCAGAGTGTATAGGCTGGATTTGAGTGGGCCAAAGTGGGAGAGGGTGACAAGTTTAGGGGATCAGATGTTGTTCTTGGGGGAAAATTCTTCGGTGGCGTTATCAGCGTTTGATTTCCCGGGGTGTAAAGGTAACTGCATATACTATACGGATGATTATTCTGAGTTGAATTACGATGGAA
The sequence above is drawn from the Rhododendron vialii isolate Sample 1 chromosome 6a, ASM3025357v1 genome and encodes:
- the LOC131330882 gene encoding putative F-box protein At5g55150; the protein is MVLSATEKALTTKAEPNPEAVGWSELPPELLQTIAEKLITHTDYLRFRAVSTTWRLSTPTAPLHLPTQLPWLMLPFNQTRRSTQGATRHVLVDGLGQRKKITSTSRPFFSLSANKSHSLHLPESSPHRRRHRGSSHGYLAFLDESPDFFLLNPLTRAKFHLPPLSSFPNVVAFDFSDVGREYTLRAPNGDVSTRSLSEMRDLFIKKVVLSSSPSVDFNFIVFAILNQTGDLAFCKNGYRSWLFIEDAQSYCEDAIYCNGLFYAVNKLGQIAVCDVTEEFPRVSFIRTPPQIGGDLLYLVSLSSEELLLVTRYLDLEILDYGTREFRVYRLDLSGPKWERVTSLGDQMLFLGENSSVALSAFDFPGCKGNCIYYTDDYSELNYDGMAGNHDLGVYNLEDGSIDPLPCCYSVPQMRWPPIWVTPNPC